The Candidatus Poribacteria bacterium sequence CCACCGGTGGGAAGTAAAGCGCAACGCCGAGAAACCGGATCATGCCCTGAAATCAGAAACCACAGCAACTAACCGTTAAAATAGATAAGGAGTAGAACCCATGAAACTGCAAAAGCACTTTATACGACTGTTCATGCTGCTGTTTTTAGTTGCATCGTTAACACTGATGCACTCAGCAGTCGCGCAGCAGGACAAATCGGACAAAACCGATAGAAAAGGACTTATCCTCTTCGATTTCCCGGAGCCGCTTGCGGCGAAAGTCGAAGTTAACTTAACCTCGAAACTCATCAGTTTAGTCACCAAATCGGTGAGTAATCAACCCGAAGTCGCCGAACTGATTAAGATGTTGGACGGTATCTATGTCCGCACCTACGATAGGGCAACGATTGATGAGAAGAAATTAGTTAACTATTTCAAGGAAAAGCTCAAAGAGGATGAGTGGGAAGTCCTCGTCAAGATTGAGGAAAACAGTGAAACAGTGGAGATCAATCTACTGTTTGACGAGGAAAAAGTTTACGGGATTTTCGCTATCATTATCCCGAAAAGGTCTGGAGAAGCCACTTTTGTCAACATCGTCGGGGAGATTGCACCAGAACGCATTGAGGAATTGCTCGGGAATCTCAGCAATTTCGGTGCGGTAGACATCGATTTTGGCGACAAATTGAAAGGGCAATGGAAAAGAGAAGACACAGGAGAAAAAGCGACAGTCATGATTCTCGGTAGTACATTTTTCACAAATCCGGGAATCAATGTATTCAATGTAAAAATGGATGATGTCCTCGCGCCCAAACGCCAAAGCGAAATGGAACAACTGGTGACGCAACTGAAAGCATTTGGTCCCACCAAGATAGCCGTTTATGTAGACGAAAGGGATGATGCGGAGATTAACGCAAACTATCAAGGCTACTTGGAGGGCACCTACGAACCCACACGGCGCTTGCATGACCAAATTGGCTTTCGGTTAGCCAAACAGATGGGACATCCGAAACTTTACTGTGTTGCTGACTGGCCAAAACACCGGCCGATCCGTGATAAAATTGACGACCACTTGATGGACTACGCCACGTTTGCGGAGACGCATAATCAGGAGCACCTCTTATGGAGCATTTCCTCAAGCGGGGTGAAAGTTCGGGCGGACGTAGATGGCACGGTCTGGGTTGAACATGAAGGATATGAACCGCTGATTGACATGTACATAAGGATGAACGATCCTGAATCTATGCGTGCCGACCACCAAAGTTATCTGCGCACCGCACGCATTGGACTCAAAGACCAATACCCAGGTGCCAATTGGGTTGCACATTGGTGGTATGCGCATAATCTCAAGAATTTTGTGAATTTGACGCGAATCACGGAGTCCACCGATGATCGCATTCTGCTAATTGTTGGTGCTGGACATGTTTATCTGATTCAGCAGTTTCTTGAGGAATCGGGAGACTACATCGTTGAAAGCCCGCTGCAATACTTGAACGCAAACGAGGTGGAAACGCCTTAATCTGTTGTTCCATTTTTTGAGGTAGGGTTACCCATACCACAGGTAGGAGAAAGTTTTATGAAAGTCTTAGGGAAATGCCATGTTTATTTAATGATATTACTTGCCACCGTGCTATTCATAATCGGCACAGCCGCAAGCGGTGATCAGACAGGGCCATCTACAGGAGATACTACGCAAATGACGCAAAAACCGACCCTTATGATTCTTGGTAGTGGACACTTGGCAAATTGGGGGGCAGACCGAATCAATTACAGAATGGATGATGTGCTTGCTCCTAAACGGCAAGTTGAACTTCAGGCACTTGCGGATCAACTCGCCCAATTTAAACCGACGAAGATAGCCGTTGAAGTTGATGAACGTTGGGATGCCAAGCTTCAGGAGGAATACAACGGTTATCTAAAGGATAGTTTTCAACTTGAGCCTCATGAAATTCATCAGATCGGCTTCCGACTCGCGAAAGATATGGGACATCCAAAGGTCTACTGTGTGGATTATTTTCGCGATGATCCAATCGTCCGAGAGGATCTGGATCATCATTTGACAGATTGGGGCACGTTTGCAGAGGCGAACGATCAGGAACACCTTCTGGGTCCTCCACCTACTGGAAAGATGACGGAGGATGAAGATGGCAAAATCTGGATTGAACCTGAGAAATACGAACCGATAATTGACATGTATATACGGATGAACCAAGATGAAAAAATCCGCACAAACCTCCGCGACTATTTAAGGATTGCGCGAATTGGGTTGCAAGATCAGTATCCTGGCGCGAATTGGGTTTCACATTTTTGGTATCCAAGGAACCTAAAAACTTTCGTCAATCTCACCCGAATTACGGAATCAGAAGATGAGCGTATTTTGCTAATCATTGGGGCTGGACACTTGGGATTTCTTAAACAGATTGCGGAAGACTCTGAATTTTATTACATAGAGAGCCCATTGCAATACTTAAAAACGGAGAAGATTGACTGATGAAACATCCAGCAAAACCTACAATCATGATTCTTGGGAGTCACCACTTGGCAGGTTGGGATGGAGATAATATAGATGATATGCGCGCGCCTAAACGTCAGCGCGAACTTCAACAACTTGCGGATCAACTGGCTCAATTTCAGCCGACGAAGATAGCTGTTGAGGTCGACCACCTTGACTCCAATCTTCAGCAGGAATACAACGCCTATCTGAAGGACGAATTTCAACTTGAACGCCATGAAGTCCATCAAGTCGGGTTTCGATTGGCGAAGATGATGGGACATCCACAGATCCATTGCGTGGATTACTTCCGAAGCGCTGAGGAGAACCCAATCTTTGGAGGGGATCCTGATGACGATTTGACGGATTACTATAAGTTTGCCAAAACGCACGGCCAAGAGCATTTCCTGCGTCTCCCTTCTACGAAAGAAAAAACCGCTCAGGATGAAGACGGTACAACTCGGACTGAACCTGAGTACGAGCCAATTATTGACATGTACATACGGCTCAATCAACCTGAATGGATACATTCAGACCATCAGAAATATCTGCGGAGCGCGCGGATTGGGTTAGGCGATCAATATCCAGGTGCCAATTGGATGGGGTACTTCTGGTATCCGCGTAATCTCAAGACTTATGTGAATCTGACGCGAATTACCGAATCTGACGATGAGCGAATCCTGCTGATTATCGGTGCCGCCCATACCTTTCTGATTCAGCAGTTTCTTGAGGATTCGGGAGATTATATCGTTGAAAGCCCGCTTAAATACTTGGATGCAACCGAAGCGGAAACGCCTTAACCTGTTGTTCGAGTTGTTGAGGATTTGGTAGTCCTTTTTTTCAGAGGAGATCGACACACTACAGATAGGAAAAATTTTTATGCAAGTTTTAACGAAATGCCAATTTTATTTGATGATATTATTCGTTGCTGTGTTATTTGCAGTCGGTCCAGTTGCAAGCGATGATCAGACAACCCCATCTACAGGAGATGCTATGCAAATAACGAAAAAACCGACAATTATGATTCTTGGCAGTTGGCACTTTACAAGTTCGGGACTGGATGGCATCAATACAAAAACAGATAATGTCCTCGCCCCCAAACGTCAGCGCGAGATTGAGCAGGTGGTTGAACACCTCAAAGAATTTAAACCTACCAAGATAGCGGTTGAGGTAGATCCAAGTCGCTGTGACAGGGAAATCAAAAACTATCAAGGTTATCTAAACGCGACCTACGCACTCGGACCATATGAGGGAGATCAGATTGGATACAGGTTGGCAAAAGAGTTCGGACATTCAAGGATGTATTGTGTTGATTATTGGCCGGAACACTGGCCTGTCCATATTGATCACGAGTTAATGGACACCACTACATTTGCAAAAACTCACAATCAGGAGCACCTTCTCCAACCGCTACCTACAGGGAAAGTCACTCGGGACGCGGATGGCAGAATCTGGATTGAACCTGAGAAATATGAACCAATGATTGACAAGTACATACGGATCAATCGGCCCGAAAGTTGGCGTGCCGATCATCAAGGATACATCCGTGCCGCACGGGTTGGACTTGGTGATGAATACCCGGGTGCGAATTGGCTTGTTCATAGCTGGTATGCTCGGAACCTCAAGATTTTTGTGAACATAACACGCATCATCGAATCTGCCGATGATCGAATCCTGTTGATTATCGGTGCCGGGCATGTCTTCCTCGTGCAGCAATTCCTTGAAGATTCAGGGGATTACGTTGTCGAAAGCCCACTGAAATACTTGGATACGAAGGGCATGCAGACCCCGTAACCTATTGTTTCGATTGTTGAATTGTTGAAAATTTGGTACCCTTTTTTCAGGCGGGTCAATCCTACAGATAGGAGAAAGTTCTATGAATGCCTTAGTGAGATGCAAATTCTATTTCGTGACCTTACTTTTCGCCGTGTTACTTATGCCTGGGGCAGCCTTAGGTGAGGATCAAACGGTCGCATCCACAGGAGATATTAAGCAGATGACACAAAAACCTACGATTATGATTCTGGGCAGTGAACACTTATCGAATCCGGGAATGGATGGCATTAATACCAAAATGGATGATGTCCTTGCTCCCAAACGTCAGCGCGAGATTCAACAGTTGGTCAAACAGCTCAAAGCGTTTCAACCCACTAAGATAGCACTTGAGGTGGATCCCAGGTTTGACGCTAAAATTAATGCAAATTATCAAGGATATTTAGAAGTATCCTATGAACTCAAGCGGGGTGAAGGCGATCAGATTGGATTTCGGTTAGCCAAGCAGCTGAATCATCCGAAAATGTACTGTGTTGATTATTTTTGGTCGGAACAGCACTCCCGCCGCCCTGAAAGTGAGATTGACTGGGATTTGAAAGACTACCGTACGTTTGCAAAAACCCACAATCAGGAGCACTTCCTTACTTCTTTGCCTATGACTGAAGGGAAAGTTACGCAGGATGAAGATGGCACAGTTTGGATTGAACCTGAAAAATATGAATCAATGACTGACATGTACATACGACTCAACCAACCTGAAG is a genomic window containing:
- a CDS encoding DUF4252 domain-containing protein, coding for MKLQKHFIRLFMLLFLVASLTLMHSAVAQQDKSDKTDRKGLILFDFPEPLAAKVEVNLTSKLISLVTKSVSNQPEVAELIKMLDGIYVRTYDRATIDEKKLVNYFKEKLKEDEWEVLVKIEENSETVEINLLFDEEKVYGIFAIIIPKRSGEATFVNIVGEIAPERIEELLGNLSNFGAVDIDFGDKLKGQWKREDTGEKATVMILGSTFFTNPGINVFNVKMDDVLAPKRQSEMEQLVTQLKAFGPTKIAVYVDERDDAEINANYQGYLEGTYEPTRRLHDQIGFRLAKQMGHPKLYCVADWPKHRPIRDKIDDHLMDYATFAETHNQEHLLWSISSSGVKVRADVDGTVWVEHEGYEPLIDMYIRMNDPESMRADHQSYLRTARIGLKDQYPGANWVAHWWYAHNLKNFVNLTRITESTDDRILLIVGAGHVYLIQQFLEESGDYIVESPLQYLNANEVETP